From the Dunckerocampus dactyliophorus isolate RoL2022-P2 chromosome 12, RoL_Ddac_1.1, whole genome shotgun sequence genome, one window contains:
- the gemin4 gene encoding gem-associated protein 4, with translation MDKDGAVLQGAFLLSDKLCLPSSLSSLQKSDWCKVANPIPDALREICGKEDKEDSWRKKIICVAWLKLLSRENGEDVEEAWTESAFFPLQNALPEINHVVLMELVKSLSAADVFVDFLLRLPQQQICSELERLTEHVRSSPMSEDDVHFLLDVWWELWKGRDKQLRDSQDSIEVAFANQVAHLTCQPASLDHQAAKRLKLDPATLSPNTDVLDIFLHTLKDMKDLISQPELCFRALSSCLDALYTSFFIEHSVLLPTKDKMMYLSKAMTVRENSDKLSSELIREAQQELRASHTPSPFHPSRMSLHEALKNVTELAQFWQDHGLLKVCSSSPPTYTEFKLQQSVVRILAALEKAHMSDATAEQVDEKNKLTALLESLSFPVIEGTSEMSMRVAVAIINHRLEDYQNVALLFASEKSWAACDEQWLDCLVKNQEAFQQRDAVIQLSSMLRSQLHTANVSHCRRLLKVVTAVFTTLSLEDKNEALAAILRLSPLGLFGCPGSSALTASFEQELNMAFNCIIQGGAGAPTEGNLGTAVSLVARVAFQNPEATLRSCCHSAIFNKGAFCLMNKILQQLPALGGVTESKATDEQSEGKRNPTKGSSLLCRCLQETTISRSLADNEKEQFLKFVILLMRPTVTGGGERESLLSPQELVNTFVLPNLSFTSGSLIDLELSLQLLHAALCVDDQEGDSSSACFVLDCSPFPLLFTLAQLHDQALRCWEHPPESAVHRWSMDTKELLTSVLVRLAQVVGVEVAAAPGRWSRALFWLHDKMKELDWTVYFHLKPVWGDHFKNEVPSSLLTVCDLPEQEWSGLDLPQYGYGTGLLPWVECCTLSDSLQSTMLSCLSLDRRRPNHVGMFSKGLLVALTQTFPWCSIPQWSRLLRAIKELMTSGYLHVPFSLEYVDFLPLLDLRRFSYELCLSVLLLRVLQLLCGSSCSHWLTGDGWAHVTRLYAHAVREMMNSLRAKVPLPPSRPQKAPGATQDGADLKQDSLKVAQTEETVQVPCQEVLFVLSQLFCHVQHIQVMMPSGQSEPLFLASLEILSHYEAIVRAFPESSSALENDNTKHFFRTITDNLENQEMKCLLQQKIAQLAPSTA, from the exons ATGGATAAAG ATGGGGCCGTTCTTCAGGGGGCTTTCCTCCTGTCTGATAAGTTGTGTCTGCCCTCCTCCTTGAGCTCTCTTCAGAAGTCTGATTGGTGCAAGGTGGCCAACCCCATCCCAGATGCATTGAGAGAAATCTGCGGCAAGGAAGACAAGGAAGACTCCTGGAGGAAGAAAATAATTTGTGTTGCGTGGTTGAAGTTGTTGAGCCGGGAGAATGGAGAAGATGTAGAGGAGGCATGGACGGAGAGCGCCTTCTTCCCTTTACAGAACGCCCTCCCTGAGATCAACCATGTTGTCCTCATGGAACTGGTCAAGTCATTGTCAGCTGCAGACGTATTTGTTGATTTTTTACTCCGTCTTCCTCAACAACAGATCTGCTCTGAGCTGGAACGTTTGACAGAACATGTGAGGAGCAGCCCTATGAGTGAGGATGatgtccacttcctccttgatgTTTGGTGGGAACTTTGGAAAGGCAGAGATAAGCAGTTGAGGGATAGTCAGGATAGTATAGAAGTGGCGTTTGCAAACCAGGTGGCACATCTCACCTGCCAGCCTGCTAGTTTGGATCATCAAGCTGCCAAGAGATTGAAGTTGGACCCAGCGACATTATCGCCAAACACCGATGTCCTTGACATTTTCCTTCACACCCTCAAAGATATGAAAGATCTCATATCTCAGCCCGAGCTCTGCTTTCGTGCACTTTCCAGTTGCCTCGATGCCCTTTACACATCTTTCTTCATTGAACATTCAGTGTTGCTTCCAACCAAAGATAAGATGATGTACCTCTCCAAAGCCATGACCGTCAGAGAAAATAGTGACAAGCTGAGTTCAGAGCTTATTCGGGAGGCTCAGCAAGAACTCAGAGCCTCTCATACCCCATCCCCCTTTCATCCGAGCAGGATGAGCCTTCATGAAGCCCTGAAGAACGTGACGGAGCTTGCACAGTTCTGGCAAGACCACGGGTTGCTGAAAGTGTGCAGCAGCTCTCCTCCCACTTACACAGAATTCAAACTACAGCAAAGTGTAGTCAGAATCCTGGCTGCTCTAGAAAAGGCACACATGAGCGATGCCACAGCTGAACAAGTGGATGAGAAGAATAAACTCACAGCTTTACTGGAGTCGTTGTCGTTCCCCGTTATAGAGGGTACCTCTGAAATGAGCATGAGGGTTGCTGTGGCCATCATCAACCATCGCCTGGAGGACTATCAAAATGTTGCTTTGTTGTTTGCCAGCGAAAAGAGCTGGGCGGCCTGCGATGAGCAGTGGTTGGACTGCCTTGTAAAGAACCAAGAAGCCTTCCAGCAACGTGACGCAGTGATCCAACTGTCTTCCATGCTCAGAAGTCAGCTCCACACAGCAAACGTGAGCCACTGCAGGAGGCTGCTAAAAGTCGTCACGGCGGTGTTCACCACACTCTCCTTGGAGGACAAGAATGAAGCTTTGGCTGCCATTCTGAGATTGTCCCCTCTGGGACTCTTTGGATGCCCGGGCTCCTCTGCTCTGACTGCCAGCTTTGAGCAGGAGCTCAACATGGCCTTCAACTGCATCATCCAAGGAGGGGCTGGGGCACCCACGGAGGGCAACTTGGGCACAGCAGTTTCTTTAGTAGCCAGGGTGGCCTTTCAGAACCCAGAGGCTACTTTAAGATCCTGCTGTCATTCTGCCATTTTCAATAAGGGCGCATTCTGTCTCATGAATAAGATCCTGCAGCAGTTGCCTGCACTCGGAGGTGTGACGGAGAGCAAAGCGACAGACGAACAAAGTGAAGGGAAGAGAAACCCCACAAAAGGCAGCAGTCTACTCTGCAGGTGTCTGCAGGAAACAACCATCAGCAGATCACTGGCAGACAATGAAAAAGAACAGTTCCTCAAGTTTGTGATTTTGTTGATGAGGCCAACCGTGACAGGTGGAGGTGAAAGAGAGAGTCTTCTGTCGCCTCAGGAGCTCGTCAACACCTTCGTCCTGCCTAACCTGTCTTTCACCA GTGGCAGCTTGATCGATCTTGAGCTGAGCCTGCAGCTCCTCCACGCCGCTTTGTGTGTGGACGACCAGGAAGGAGACTCCTCCTCAGCTTGCTTTGTGCTGGACTGTTCCCCATTTCCTTTGCTCTTCACCCTGGCCCAGCTGCATGACCAGGCCCTCAG ATGTTGGGAGCACCCGCCCGAGAGCGCTGTCCACCGTTGGTCCATGGACACCAAAGAGCTGCTTACGTCGGTGCTGGTCCGACTGGCACAGGTGGTGGGTGTGGAGGTGGCAGCCGCCCCCGGTCGCTGGTCCAGAGCTCTGTTCTGGCTCCATGACAAGATGAAGGAACTGGACTGGACGGTTTACTTCCACCTGAAGCCTGTGTGGGGCGACCACTTCAAAAATGAAGTGCCCTCATCTCTGTTGACAGTCTGTGATCTACCTGAGCAG GaatggtcgggtctggacctGCCCCAGTATGGTTATGGCACAGGTCTTTTGCCGTGGGTGGAGTGCTGCACTTTATCCGACTCTCTTCAGTCCACAATGCTGTCTTGTCTTTCTCTGGACCGGCGCCGGCCCAACCACGTGGGCATGTTCAGTAAGGGCCTGCTGGTGGCACTGACCCAGACCTTTCCCTGGTGCTCCATCCCCCAATGGAGCAGACTACTCCGAGCCATAAAGGAGCTGATGACCTCGGGGTACCTCCATGTCCCTTTTTCCCTGGAGTATGTGGACTTCTTGCCCCTTTTGGACCTGAGGAGGTTTTCCTACGagctctgtctgtctgtcctcCTGCTGCGAGTCCTGCAGCTGCTCTGTGGGTCCAGCTGTTCTCATTGGCTGACAGGAGACGGCTGGGCCCACGTTACCAGATTGTATGCTCACGCTGTTAGGGAGATGATGAACTCACTAAGAGCCAAGGTGCCCCTGCCTCCATCCAGGCCACAGAAAGCACCTGGTGCAACACAGGACGGCGCTGATTTAAAACAAGACTCTTTGAAAGTTGCACAAACAGAGGAAACTGTCCAAGTTCCGTGTCAGGAGGTCCTCTTTGTTCTCAGTCAGCTCTTCTGCCATGTTCAACACATCCAG GTGATGATGCCAAGTGGCCAGAGTGAGCCTCTCTTCCTGGCCAGCCTTGAGATCCTCAGTCACTACGAGGCCATCGTGAGGGCTTTCCCAGAGAGCAGCAGCGCCCTGGAGAACGACAACACCAAGCACTTTTTCCGCACTATCACAGACAACCTGGAGAACCAGGAGATGAAGTGCCTTCTGCAGCAGAAGATCGCTCAGCTCGCACCGTCCACCGCCTGA
- the LOC129191274 gene encoding tapasin-related protein-like isoform X2 — MYLLNILTLFLFLCAGVQCGHQLSWLPCKFSDHRVLTNNEGARDVQQKERNAMLQFGHKDDTPINPDAITFLITESKLDLQSYLEDGDADHIDCVIHRSSADPDVKWPGQKSHEYNCWFSFTLTHRDSLFTVSGVLRYPSEHPPSGEETARNWPVIEDRETLFTTAAMIMKTQTPSVTSGLGFQKKLHCQFAVDHKRPNVTVRWHQQHYTDIFSHASHSGKTKGTGVDLRKLASGDLSYTLPFTKVLHAGTYTCSASVLPLFISLNIILQIQESPQVSLSVAPTLTLQEGEQKKVVCEAENYYPLDVHIVWSERDPEVSSQRVGAPLPKVLKNLLLSSHKHNTDKTFSLSGFFYLQASLEQSGRQFTCTVSHQSLRMPIKKSFILIVEEPSSLLFILTVCGFVVLLLVTLYFALSYLHQAKERLLAKPY; from the exons ATGTATTTGCTAAATATATTAACTTTATTCCTATTTCTTTGTGCCG GTGTGCAATGTGGTCATCAACTGTCATGGCTGCCATGTAAGTTTAGTGACCATCGTGTGCTCACCAATAATGAGGGTGCTCGTGACGttcagcagaaagaaagaaatgccATGTTGCAGTTTGGTCACAAAGATGACACCCCCATTAACCCTGATGCCATCACTTTTCTAATCACTG AGTCCAAACTAGACCTGCAGAGCTACTTGGAGGACGGGGATGCGGATCACATAGATTGTGTGATTCATAGGTCCAGCGCAGATCCAGATGTGAAATGGCCTGGCCAGAAGTCCCATGAGTACAACTGTTGGTTCAGCTTCACACTGACACACAGAGACAGCCTGTTCACTGTCTCTGGAGTCCTCAGATACCCAAGTGAGCACCCACCTTCTGGAGAGGAGACCGCTCGCAACTGGCCTGTTATTGAGGACAGAGAGACTCTGTTTACAACAG CGGCAATGATCATGAAAACGCAAACTCCGTCTGTGACATCCGGCCTGGGGTTCCAAAAAAAGCTCCACTGCCAGTTTGCTGTGGATCACAAGAGACCAAACGTGACCGTGCGGTGGCACCAGCAGCACTACACTGATATCTTCAGTCATGCCAGCCACTCCGGGAAGACCAAGGGCACAGGCGTCGACTTGAGGAAACTGGCAAGCGGTGACCTCTCTTACACCCTGCCCTTCACCAAAGTGCTCCATGCAGGGACGTACACGTGCTCAGCGTCCGTGCTTCCGCTGTTTATCAGCCTCAACATAATTCTGCAAATTCAAG AGTCCCCGCAGGTGTCCCTCAGTGTTGCCCCTACTCTTACTTTGCAAGAGGGTGAACAGAAGAAGGTGGTTTGTGAGGCGGAGAACTACTACCCTCTAGATGTGCACATTGTGTGGTCCGAGCGGGATCCGGAAGTGTCCAGCCAGCGGGTCGGTGCTCCTCTCCCCAAGGTGCTCAAGAATCTTCTGCTCTCCAGCCATAAACACAACACGGACAAGACCTTCTCGCTGTCGGGCTTCTTCTACCTCCAGGCTTCGCTCGAACAGTCGGGGAGGCAGTTTACATGCACGGTTTCCCATCAGTCCCTGCGAATGCCCATTAAAAAGAGCTTCATTCTCATAGTTGAAG AACCAAGCAGCTTGTTGTTCATTCTCACTGTTTGCGGCTTTGTGGTCCTGCTGCTGGTCACCTTGTATTTTGCGCTGAGCTACCTCCACCAAG CTAAAGAGCGTTTGTTGGCG aagCCATACTGA
- the LOC129191274 gene encoding tapasin-related protein-like isoform X1, whose product MYLLNILTLFLFLCAGVQCGHQLSWLPCKFSDHRVLTNNEGARDVQQKERNAMLQFGHKDDTPINPDAITFLITESKLDLQSYLEDGDADHIDCVIHRSSADPDVKWPGQKSHEYNCWFSFTLTHRDSLFTVSGVLRYPSEHPPSGEETARNWPVIEDRETLFTTAAMIMKTQTPSVTSGLGFQKKLHCQFAVDHKRPNVTVRWHQQHYTDIFSHASHSGKTKGTGVDLRKLASGDLSYTLPFTKVLHAGTYTCSASVLPLFISLNIILQIQESPQVSLSVAPTLTLQEGEQKKVVCEAENYYPLDVHIVWSERDPEVSSQRVGAPLPKVLKNLLLSSHKHNTDKTFSLSGFFYLQASLEQSGRQFTCTVSHQSLRMPIKKSFILIVEEPSSLLFILTVCGFVVLLLVTLYFALSYLHQAKERLLAKKPY is encoded by the exons ATGTATTTGCTAAATATATTAACTTTATTCCTATTTCTTTGTGCCG GTGTGCAATGTGGTCATCAACTGTCATGGCTGCCATGTAAGTTTAGTGACCATCGTGTGCTCACCAATAATGAGGGTGCTCGTGACGttcagcagaaagaaagaaatgccATGTTGCAGTTTGGTCACAAAGATGACACCCCCATTAACCCTGATGCCATCACTTTTCTAATCACTG AGTCCAAACTAGACCTGCAGAGCTACTTGGAGGACGGGGATGCGGATCACATAGATTGTGTGATTCATAGGTCCAGCGCAGATCCAGATGTGAAATGGCCTGGCCAGAAGTCCCATGAGTACAACTGTTGGTTCAGCTTCACACTGACACACAGAGACAGCCTGTTCACTGTCTCTGGAGTCCTCAGATACCCAAGTGAGCACCCACCTTCTGGAGAGGAGACCGCTCGCAACTGGCCTGTTATTGAGGACAGAGAGACTCTGTTTACAACAG CGGCAATGATCATGAAAACGCAAACTCCGTCTGTGACATCCGGCCTGGGGTTCCAAAAAAAGCTCCACTGCCAGTTTGCTGTGGATCACAAGAGACCAAACGTGACCGTGCGGTGGCACCAGCAGCACTACACTGATATCTTCAGTCATGCCAGCCACTCCGGGAAGACCAAGGGCACAGGCGTCGACTTGAGGAAACTGGCAAGCGGTGACCTCTCTTACACCCTGCCCTTCACCAAAGTGCTCCATGCAGGGACGTACACGTGCTCAGCGTCCGTGCTTCCGCTGTTTATCAGCCTCAACATAATTCTGCAAATTCAAG AGTCCCCGCAGGTGTCCCTCAGTGTTGCCCCTACTCTTACTTTGCAAGAGGGTGAACAGAAGAAGGTGGTTTGTGAGGCGGAGAACTACTACCCTCTAGATGTGCACATTGTGTGGTCCGAGCGGGATCCGGAAGTGTCCAGCCAGCGGGTCGGTGCTCCTCTCCCCAAGGTGCTCAAGAATCTTCTGCTCTCCAGCCATAAACACAACACGGACAAGACCTTCTCGCTGTCGGGCTTCTTCTACCTCCAGGCTTCGCTCGAACAGTCGGGGAGGCAGTTTACATGCACGGTTTCCCATCAGTCCCTGCGAATGCCCATTAAAAAGAGCTTCATTCTCATAGTTGAAG AACCAAGCAGCTTGTTGTTCATTCTCACTGTTTGCGGCTTTGTGGTCCTGCTGCTGGTCACCTTGTATTTTGCGCTGAGCTACCTCCACCAAG CTAAAGAGCGTTTGTTGGCG aagaagCCATACTGA